The Palleronia sp. THAF1 genome window below encodes:
- the hflX gene encoding GTPase HflX, translating into MTTNAWVLHPDIQTERDRREPQPALEEAISLAHALPGLDVMGGQVVRLPRAHPGHLFGTGKMEELRQHIEAEDIGLVLIDGPVSPVQQRNLEKAWGTKLLDRTGLILEIFSDRARTREGVLQVEMAHLSYQRTRLVRAWTHLERQRGGLGFVGGPGETQIEADRRAIDEQLNRLKKQLEKVVKTRELHRAARAKVPFPIVALVGYTNAGKSTLFNRMTGAEVMAEDMLFATLDPTMRAVEMPAGKQVILSDTVGFISNLPTQLVAAFRATLEEVLAADLIVHVRDISHAGTEEQAEDVMRILGDLGVSDDVPLIEVWNKTDQLSPEDRSTLIKTAERRDEVETVSALTGDGVPDLLDAIEDALDEKRSRKELALPFSAGKRRAWLYEQGVVEDERQGEDGLHVTVNWTRRQARAFHDI; encoded by the coding sequence ATGACCACAAACGCATGGGTTCTGCACCCCGACATTCAGACAGAGCGCGATCGGCGTGAGCCGCAGCCCGCGCTGGAAGAAGCAATCTCTCTGGCACATGCGCTGCCGGGATTGGACGTGATGGGCGGGCAGGTCGTGCGCCTGCCGCGCGCCCATCCCGGCCACCTGTTCGGCACCGGCAAGATGGAAGAACTGCGCCAGCATATCGAGGCCGAGGATATCGGCCTTGTCTTGATCGACGGCCCGGTCTCTCCGGTGCAGCAACGCAATTTGGAAAAGGCTTGGGGCACCAAGCTTCTGGACAGGACGGGCCTGATCCTGGAGATCTTCAGCGACCGTGCGCGCACCCGCGAAGGTGTGCTGCAGGTCGAGATGGCGCACCTGTCTTACCAGCGCACGCGCCTTGTTCGTGCCTGGACGCACCTTGAACGGCAGCGCGGTGGCCTTGGCTTCGTCGGTGGTCCCGGCGAAACGCAGATCGAGGCGGACCGCCGCGCCATCGACGAGCAATTGAACCGGCTGAAGAAGCAACTGGAGAAAGTTGTGAAAACGCGGGAACTGCACCGCGCCGCGCGCGCGAAGGTGCCGTTCCCCATTGTCGCGCTGGTCGGCTATACGAACGCGGGCAAATCCACGCTGTTCAATCGCATGACTGGCGCAGAGGTGATGGCGGAAGACATGCTGTTCGCCACGCTCGACCCCACGATGCGCGCCGTCGAGATGCCGGCGGGCAAGCAGGTGATTCTGTCGGATACGGTGGGCTTCATTTCCAACCTGCCGACGCAGCTTGTCGCGGCCTTCCGCGCCACGCTGGAAGAGGTCTTGGCCGCCGATCTGATCGTCCATGTGCGCGATATTAGCCACGCGGGCACGGAAGAGCAGGCCGAAGATGTTATGCGCATTCTGGGCGATCTGGGTGTGTCGGATGACGTGCCGTTGATCGAGGTCTGGAACAAGACGGACCAGCTTTCGCCAGAGGATCGATCCACGCTGATCAAGACCGCCGAACGCCGGGATGAGGTTGAGACGGTATCGGCCCTGACCGGCGATGGCGTGCCGGACCTGTTGGATGCCATCGAGGACGCGCTGGACGAAAAGCGGTCTCGCAAGGAGTTGGCGCTGCCGTTCAGCGCTGGCAAGCGGCGTGCATGGCTGTACGAGCAGGGCGTCGTCGAAGACGAGCGGCAGGGCGAAGACGGGCTGCATGTCACGGTGAACTGGACGCGCAGGCAAGCAAGGGCCTTCCATGACATCTGA
- the hfq gene encoding RNA chaperone Hfq, with amino-acid sequence MAGEKQNLQETFLNHVRKTKVPVTIFLINGVKLQGVITWFDNFCVLLRRDGQSQLVFKGAISTIMPSQPIQLYDGDTDPGA; translated from the coding sequence ATGGCCGGCGAAAAGCAAAATCTGCAAGAGACATTCCTGAACCACGTTCGCAAGACGAAGGTGCCCGTGACGATCTTTCTGATCAACGGCGTCAAGCTGCAGGGTGTCATCACGTGGTTCGACAATTTTTGCGTGCTGTTGCGCCGCGACGGGCAATCGCAGCTGGTGTTCAAGGGCGCGATCTCGACGATCATGCCCAGCCAGCCGATTCAGCTGTATGATGGCGATACCGATCCCGGTGCGTGA
- a CDS encoding potassium transporter TrkG, translated as MRRTLQRLPFLLILQGLGAAAMFAPAIHAYQLRYLHTARSFFYSGIVFLILFAFLAVALGTRGREGSTRAQLTGLVGALVLLPLMLAVPFREALGDAYIGNAWFEMISCLTTTGATLYPGEGQLPPTLHLWRAMVGWMGGLLFWVSALAILAPLNLGGFEVVATDLTAAGRTALRERRAVRPGERLRRYAVRLAPIYAGLTLILWIGLALTGTSGTTGAILAMSTMSTSGIVPGGWRGETILPEMLIFVFLIFGVSRLTFRNDFINRERGVLLKDPEIRLAAILVVMVPAFLFLRHFLGSIENEGQDDLGAAIQALWGATFTTLSFLTTTGFESSSFEDARFWSGLPTPGLVLIGLALLGGGVATTAGGVKLLRIYALYKHGAREMGRLVYPNSIGGSGSRGRRLRREGAFVAWIFFMLFAIVLAVTMAALTLAGLGFEEAMVLSVAALSNTGPLADVGGGAPILYADQGLAARVILAFVMVLGRMETLAIVALFNRDFWRA; from the coding sequence ATGCGTCGCACCCTTCAGCGGCTGCCGTTCCTGCTGATCCTGCAGGGGCTGGGCGCGGCAGCGATGTTCGCGCCCGCGATCCACGCCTACCAGCTGCGCTACCTGCACACCGCACGCTCGTTCTTTTATTCCGGCATCGTGTTCCTGATCCTGTTCGCGTTCCTTGCCGTCGCGTTGGGCACGCGAGGGCGCGAAGGCTCGACCCGCGCGCAGCTGACAGGACTGGTTGGCGCTTTGGTGCTGCTGCCCTTGATGCTGGCGGTGCCATTCCGAGAGGCCCTTGGGGACGCATATATCGGCAACGCTTGGTTCGAGATGATCTCTTGCCTGACCACCACCGGCGCCACGCTGTATCCCGGCGAGGGGCAATTGCCCCCGACTTTGCACCTGTGGCGGGCGATGGTCGGTTGGATGGGCGGGCTGCTGTTCTGGGTGTCCGCGCTGGCGATCCTTGCACCGTTGAACCTGGGTGGCTTCGAGGTTGTGGCGACCGATTTGACGGCTGCGGGCCGCACCGCGTTACGCGAGAGGCGGGCGGTTCGGCCCGGAGAACGGTTAAGACGCTATGCCGTGCGCCTTGCCCCGATCTACGCAGGCCTGACGTTGATCCTGTGGATCGGACTTGCGCTGACAGGCACCAGCGGTACGACCGGTGCGATCCTTGCCATGTCCACGATGTCGACCTCTGGCATCGTGCCGGGCGGCTGGCGCGGAGAGACGATTCTGCCCGAAATGCTGATCTTCGTCTTCCTGATCTTCGGCGTGTCGCGCCTGACCTTCCGCAACGACTTCATCAATCGCGAGCGGGGTGTGCTGCTGAAGGACCCCGAGATACGCCTAGCGGCGATCCTAGTCGTCATGGTGCCCGCCTTCCTGTTCCTGCGCCACTTTCTTGGCTCGATCGAGAACGAGGGGCAGGATGACCTGGGGGCGGCCATTCAGGCGCTGTGGGGGGCAACCTTCACGACGCTCAGTTTTCTGACCACGACCGGGTTTGAGAGCAGCTCTTTCGAGGATGCGCGCTTCTGGTCCGGTTTGCCCACGCCGGGGCTGGTCCTGATCGGGCTGGCGCTGCTGGGGGGCGGCGTCGCGACCACCGCAGGCGGGGTGAAGCTTTTGCGTATCTATGCGCTCTACAAACACGGCGCGCGAGAGATGGGGCGGCTGGTCTATCCCAATTCCATCGGCGGATCGGGATCGCGCGGACGCAGGCTGCGGCGCGAGGGTGCGTTCGTTGCGTGGATCTTTTTCATGCTGTTTGCCATCGTTCTTGCCGTGACCATGGCGGCTTTGACTTTAGCAGGACTTGGCTTCGAGGAGGCGATGGTTCTGTCGGTCGCGGCGCTGTCGAACACCGGGCCGTTGGCCGACGTCGGCGGCGGCGCGCCGATCCTTTACGCCGATCAGGGCCTTGCCGCGCGGGTTATCCTGGCCTTCGTCATGGTTCTGGGGCGGATGGAGACGCTGGCGATCGTTGCTTTGTTCAACCGCGATTTCTGGCGCGCCTGA
- the trkA gene encoding Trk system potassium transporter TrkA, producing MQIIICGAGQVGWQIARHLAGEQNDVTVVDNNADLVRQATDTLDVQGIAGHASYPDVLDRAGARDADMIIAATHSDEVNMVTCQVAHSVFAVPRKIARLRAQSYLDAIYSDLYRRDHLPIDVVISPEKEVAEAALRRLSSPSAFDTQLFMEGRVQLLGIGLTDDCPVLNTPLKQLTDLFSTLRAIVVGVRRSGQLFAPEPGDQLFAGDDIYVLAHRDDKDRVLDIFGKAVTKQDRVVILGGGNVGLMVAQQLEGPEWRVRVRMIEKDRRTAERAADVLERTIVLNGDGLKRELLDEASIGKADSILCVTDDDKTNLLAAVRAKQAGAKMAVCLVNDPSLQGLMRPLGIDAFVNPRATTVSSILRHVRHGRVRNVYSVGDAEAEVIEAQVLSTSPIAGQLIRDIDFPEGALVGAVQKGGKIVKPTGTTRIEESDIIVIFALAADVPAVERLFQVAIDFF from the coding sequence ATGCAAATCATCATCTGCGGTGCGGGTCAGGTCGGCTGGCAAATCGCCCGGCACCTGGCCGGTGAGCAGAACGACGTCACCGTCGTCGACAACAATGCCGATCTTGTGCGGCAGGCCACCGATACGCTGGACGTGCAGGGGATTGCGGGACATGCAAGCTATCCTGACGTGCTGGATCGCGCGGGTGCGCGAGACGCCGACATGATCATCGCCGCGACCCATTCGGACGAGGTGAACATGGTCACTTGTCAGGTCGCCCATTCGGTCTTTGCCGTGCCGCGCAAGATCGCACGCCTTCGGGCGCAAAGTTATCTGGATGCGATCTATTCGGACCTTTACCGCCGCGACCACCTGCCCATCGACGTGGTGATCAGCCCCGAGAAAGAGGTCGCCGAGGCCGCTTTGCGCCGTCTGTCCTCACCCTCGGCTTTCGACACGCAGCTATTCATGGAAGGCCGCGTGCAGCTTCTGGGGATAGGGCTGACCGATGACTGCCCGGTGCTGAACACGCCGTTGAAGCAGTTGACCGACCTGTTCTCGACCCTGCGCGCAATTGTTGTCGGCGTACGCCGGTCCGGTCAGCTGTTCGCGCCGGAGCCGGGCGATCAGTTGTTCGCTGGTGACGACATCTATGTTCTGGCCCACCGCGACGACAAGGATCGCGTGCTGGATATCTTCGGCAAAGCTGTCACCAAACAGGACCGTGTGGTGATCCTTGGCGGCGGTAACGTGGGTCTGATGGTCGCGCAGCAGCTTGAAGGGCCAGAGTGGCGTGTGCGCGTCCGGATGATCGAGAAGGACCGCCGCACCGCCGAGCGCGCCGCCGACGTTCTGGAACGCACCATCGTGCTTAACGGCGACGGGCTGAAGCGGGAACTGCTCGATGAGGCCTCTATAGGAAAGGCCGATTCGATCCTGTGCGTGACCGATGACGACAAGACCAACCTTCTGGCCGCCGTGCGCGCAAAGCAGGCCGGCGCGAAGATGGCCGTCTGCCTTGTCAACGACCCGTCGCTTCAGGGCCTCATGCGGCCCTTGGGAATCGACGCCTTCGTCAATCCGCGCGCGACCACCGTGTCGTCGATCCTGCGTCACGTGCGCCACGGACGGGTGCGCAACGTCTATTCCGTCGGTGATGCAGAGGCAGAGGTCATCGAGGCGCAGGTGCTGTCCACCTCTCCCATCGCGGGCCAGCTGATCCGCGACATCGACTTCCCGGAAGGTGCTTTGGTGGGCGCGGTGCAAAAGGGCGGCAAGATCGTCAAGCCGACCGGGACGACGCGGATCGAGGAAAGCGATATCATCGTGATCTTCGCGCTGGCGGCGGATGTCCCGGCGGTCGAGCGGCTGTTCCAGGTCGCGATCGACTTCTTCTGA
- a CDS encoding DUF1289 domain-containing protein, giving the protein MTKFKTLPSPCIGVCTFKRQGHCIACSMTKEQKKLVKRLKKPTQRDAFLTLLIHQQRSLGRYAHWRAAYLKKLAKKDRPVPPLLRNT; this is encoded by the coding sequence ATGACCAAATTCAAGACCCTCCCCAGCCCCTGCATCGGCGTCTGCACCTTCAAGCGGCAGGGACACTGCATCGCCTGCTCGATGACAAAGGAGCAGAAAAAGCTGGTGAAGCGGCTCAAGAAGCCCACGCAGCGCGATGCGTTCCTGACCCTGCTGATCCACCAGCAGCGCAGCTTGGGGCGCTACGCACATTGGCGCGCGGCCTATCTGAAGAAGCTGGCGAAGAAAGACCGCCCGGTGCCACCGCTGCTGCGCAATACTTAA
- a CDS encoding alpha/beta fold hydrolase, which produces MPFTDRATRVLNRRVAYVDEGPRDAPPLVLLHGAGFDHAELTWRLTVAAMRDHRRVIVPDLPGYGDSDALCDPCSLSDLGAWTVDFLDALELERVDLGGVSMGGGMALWVAIHAPDRVRRLVPVCAYGLMPRAPFHPAAYAFFRAGGVALAYRAAATSDRLARLGLAMSYGDPGRVSRKAVAELRRTAQDQMHRRSFDSFLAAELHRSSLQSDLTPELGRITAPTLLVAGTADRLVPAHRVRDAQEVIPDARYLALPTGHWPMRERPELFHPVLERFLSD; this is translated from the coding sequence ATGCCCTTTACCGACCGTGCGACGCGGGTATTGAACCGCCGCGTCGCCTATGTGGATGAAGGACCGCGCGACGCGCCGCCTTTGGTGCTGCTGCACGGCGCGGGGTTCGATCATGCGGAGCTGACGTGGCGGCTGACCGTCGCGGCCATGCGTGACCACCGCCGCGTTATCGTCCCGGACTTGCCCGGATACGGCGACAGCGACGCGCTGTGCGATCCGTGCAGCCTGTCCGATCTGGGCGCGTGGACGGTCGACTTCCTTGATGCGCTGGAATTGGAGCGCGTCGATCTGGGTGGCGTGTCCATGGGCGGCGGCATGGCGCTGTGGGTCGCGATCCATGCGCCGGACCGGGTGCGACGGCTGGTGCCGGTCTGCGCCTACGGTCTGATGCCGCGCGCGCCGTTCCATCCGGCGGCTTACGCCTTCTTCCGTGCAGGCGGCGTGGCGCTGGCCTACCGCGCCGCTGCCACGTCGGACCGGCTGGCTCGGCTTGGTCTGGCGATGAGTTATGGCGATCCGGGGCGTGTCAGTCGCAAGGCCGTGGCCGAGTTGCGTCGCACCGCGCAGGACCAGATGCACCGGCGCAGCTTCGACAGCTTTCTGGCCGCTGAACTGCACCGAAGCTCGCTGCAATCGGATCTGACGCCCGAACTGGGCCGGATCACCGCGCCCACGTTGTTGGTCGCGGGCACGGCGGACCGGCTGGTGCCGGCGCACCGCGTCCGCGACGCGCAAGAGGTGATTCCAGACGCGCGCTACCTGGCTTTGCCGACGGGCCATTGGCCCATGCGCGAACGGCCCGAGCTTTTCCACCCCGTTCTGGAACGGTTCCTGTCGGACTAA
- a CDS encoding sigma-54-dependent transcriptional regulator, with product MGDILIVDDERDIRELIGDILEDEGYTCRRAANSHDCMAEIEKSPPAMMILDIWLKDSDMDGIDILKIAKRDYPGMPVIIISGHGNIEIAVAAIKQGAYDYIEKPFNIDQLMVVIGRAMETSKLRRENVELKRRDVEPPELIGSSPAFRGLKASLDKVTRSNGRVMLTGPSGSGKELAARYIHANSGRADFPFITVGAAAIEPDRMEEVLFGRETERGSEPGLLEEADGGVLFFDEIADMPLGTQSKILRVLVDQAFTRVGGTEKVKVDIRVISSTNRDLAALAEEGMFRQELYHRLAVVPIEVPALDDRREDIPELAEFFLSMFNRTQGLPLRRLSEEAQAMLQTMIWPGNVRQLKNMVERVLILGEDKGDITAAELPGSEAGPSEEQGRVVLSGSLAMLPLREARELFEREYLLTQINRFGGNISRTANFVGMERSALHRKLKSLGVVTTSKQGARIAHLDEQPVG from the coding sequence ATGGGCGACATCCTGATCGTGGACGACGAGCGCGATATTCGCGAGTTGATCGGTGATATCTTGGAAGACGAGGGCTATACCTGCAGGCGCGCGGCCAACAGCCACGACTGCATGGCCGAGATCGAGAAATCGCCCCCCGCCATGATGATCCTGGACATCTGGCTGAAGGATTCCGATATGGACGGGATCGACATCCTGAAGATCGCCAAGCGCGATTATCCGGGGATGCCGGTCATCATCATCTCGGGTCACGGCAACATCGAAATCGCCGTCGCCGCCATCAAGCAGGGCGCCTACGATTACATCGAAAAGCCGTTCAACATCGATCAGTTGATGGTCGTGATCGGGCGGGCGATGGAAACGTCGAAGCTGCGCCGCGAAAATGTTGAGCTGAAGCGGCGCGATGTCGAGCCGCCGGAGCTGATTGGCTCTAGCCCGGCCTTCCGGGGGCTGAAGGCGTCTCTGGACAAGGTCACGCGTTCGAACGGGCGGGTGATGCTGACGGGGCCGTCCGGCTCCGGCAAGGAGTTGGCCGCGCGTTACATCCATGCCAATTCAGGCCGCGCTGATTTTCCCTTCATCACCGTCGGCGCTGCCGCCATCGAGCCGGATCGCATGGAAGAAGTGCTGTTCGGCCGCGAGACCGAGCGCGGGTCCGAGCCGGGCTTGCTGGAAGAGGCCGACGGCGGTGTGCTGTTCTTTGATGAGATCGCGGATATGCCGCTGGGCACCCAGTCGAAGATCCTGCGTGTGCTGGTGGATCAGGCGTTTACCCGTGTCGGTGGAACGGAGAAGGTGAAGGTCGACATCCGCGTTATCTCCTCCACCAACCGCGATCTGGCGGCGCTGGCGGAAGAAGGAATGTTCCGGCAGGAACTGTACCACCGCCTTGCCGTCGTTCCGATCGAGGTCCCGGCTTTGGACGACCGGCGTGAGGATATTCCCGAACTGGCCGAATTTTTCCTGTCGATGTTCAATCGCACGCAGGGTCTGCCGCTGCGCCGTCTGTCGGAAGAAGCGCAGGCCATGCTGCAGACGATGATCTGGCCCGGCAACGTGCGGCAGTTGAAGAACATGGTCGAACGGGTGCTGATCCTGGGCGAGGACAAGGGCGATATTACTGCCGCCGAACTCCCGGGGTCCGAAGCGGGTCCGTCCGAGGAGCAAGGCCGCGTCGTGCTGTCCGGCTCGCTGGCGATGCTGCCGCTGCGCGAGGCGCGCGAATTGTTCGAGCGGGAGTATCTGCTGACGCAGATCAACCGCTTTGGCGGCAACATCAGCCGCACGGCGAACTTCGTCGGCATGGAGCGTTCGGCCCTGCACCGCAAATTGAAGTCTTTGGGGGTCGTGACGACTTCGAAGCAGGGCGCGCGGATCGCGCATCTCGACGAACAGCCCGTCGGCTGA
- a CDS encoding sensor histidine kinase NtrY-like yields MAHPMRMLSWDRLARLRRRKRLQNATTIGLVVLGPVLAFVTYLILGPLDAGTAATSLRLVLLADLIYVIALAALVVMAVVRMIAARRAQSAGSRLHLRLTGVFALIAMVPTITVAIFAVLTVNFGLEGWFSDRVRAVVGASLAAAEAYEDEQRISLSEDAEALARYLAAAQSGPFVLTDGEMRRLLGQGQAQIQRGLREAYVIDGEGEIRARGEGSYLFDYEEPDATAIAAATAGETVIIEDWAINEFRALLPIEEEGDRFLYVSRDVDGDLLALLDDTQDSVRLYNQLEADRGRLLFEFGLLYLGFAVILILAAVWLGLWFAERLSRPIGRLAGAAEAVGAGDLDVRVREDDGDDEISTLGRMFNQMTLQLRAQRQTLLETNDQIDRRRRLFDSVLSSVTAGVVGLDADGRVTFVNRSAERLLQLDESAGQAVPLSVAVPEFGGLYERLRDTRDEAVQDEVRVSRAGVLESLLVRMATRRAEDGTLEGYVVAFDDVTDLVSAQRMAAWGDVARRIAHEIKNPLTPIQLSAGRIQRKFGSEVSDPEKLEQMTEVIVRQAEGLRRIVNEFSQFARMPEPERRSQDLTEIVASAVLLQQAGQEGVKITSDLPNAKVTADIDDAMIGQALTNLIKNAGEATESLVKAGRAPEGYQPELRIAMGVNDGTALITIQDNGIGLPEDRARLFEPYVTTRDEGTGLGLPIVKKIIEEHGGTLVLTDADPFAPGAHCGARAEIRLPAAEPGQPQETEAEKLWATS; encoded by the coding sequence ATGGCGCATCCTATGCGGATGCTCAGCTGGGACCGGCTGGCGCGTTTGCGTCGGCGGAAACGTCTTCAGAACGCCACGACCATCGGGCTCGTGGTGCTGGGACCGGTGCTGGCATTCGTTACTTACCTGATCCTCGGTCCCTTGGACGCGGGCACGGCGGCCACGTCGCTGCGCCTCGTGTTGTTGGCGGATCTGATCTACGTGATCGCCTTGGCGGCGCTGGTGGTGATGGCCGTGGTGCGCATGATCGCAGCGCGGCGGGCGCAATCGGCCGGATCGCGGCTGCACCTGCGACTGACGGGCGTTTTCGCGCTGATCGCCATGGTGCCGACGATCACAGTCGCCATCTTCGCTGTGCTGACGGTCAACTTCGGGTTGGAAGGCTGGTTCTCGGACCGCGTACGCGCGGTCGTCGGCGCGTCTTTGGCCGCGGCAGAGGCCTATGAGGACGAACAGCGCATCAGCTTGTCCGAAGACGCCGAGGCGCTGGCCCGCTATCTGGCTGCCGCGCAAAGCGGACCGTTCGTACTGACGGATGGAGAGATGCGGCGGTTGCTGGGGCAGGGGCAGGCACAGATCCAGCGCGGCCTGCGCGAAGCCTATGTGATCGACGGAGAGGGCGAGATCCGCGCGCGGGGCGAGGGGTCGTATCTGTTCGACTATGAAGAACCCGACGCCACCGCCATCGCCGCCGCGACTGCCGGCGAGACCGTCATCATCGAAGACTGGGCCATCAACGAGTTCCGCGCGCTGCTGCCGATCGAGGAAGAGGGCGATCGTTTTCTTTATGTCAGCCGCGACGTGGACGGCGACCTGCTGGCGTTGCTGGACGACACGCAGGATTCCGTGCGTCTTTACAACCAGTTGGAAGCGGATCGCGGGCGTCTGCTGTTCGAGTTCGGCCTGCTGTATCTGGGCTTTGCGGTCATCCTGATCCTCGCCGCCGTGTGGCTGGGCCTGTGGTTCGCCGAACGTCTGTCGCGCCCCATCGGGCGGCTGGCGGGCGCGGCGGAAGCCGTCGGTGCGGGCGATCTGGACGTGCGCGTGCGCGAGGATGATGGCGACGACGAGATTTCGACGCTGGGCCGCATGTTCAATCAGATGACGCTGCAACTGCGGGCGCAGCGCCAGACCTTGCTGGAAACGAACGACCAGATCGACCGGCGTCGACGGCTGTTCGATAGTGTGCTGTCGTCGGTCACGGCTGGCGTCGTCGGGTTGGACGCGGACGGGCGCGTGACCTTCGTGAACCGCTCCGCCGAACGTCTGCTGCAACTGGACGAAAGCGCGGGGCAGGCGGTGCCGCTGTCGGTCGCGGTGCCGGAGTTCGGCGGCCTGTATGAGCGTCTGCGCGACACCCGTGACGAGGCGGTGCAGGACGAGGTGCGCGTCAGCCGTGCGGGCGTGCTGGAAAGCCTGTTGGTGCGCATGGCGACCCGCCGGGCAGAGGACGGCACGCTGGAAGGCTACGTGGTCGCTTTCGACGATGTGACGGACCTTGTGTCGGCGCAGCGAATGGCGGCTTGGGGTGACGTGGCCCGCCGCATCGCGCATGAGATCAAGAACCCGCTGACCCCGATCCAGCTGTCGGCGGGGCGCATCCAGCGCAAGTTCGGCTCTGAAGTTAGCGACCCCGAAAAGCTGGAGCAGATGACCGAGGTTATCGTGCGGCAGGCCGAAGGTCTGCGCCGGATCGTTAATGAATTCAGTCAGTTCGCCCGGATGCCGGAGCCGGAGCGGCGCAGTCAAGACCTGACGGAGATCGTCGCCTCTGCCGTGCTGCTGCAACAGGCGGGGCAGGAAGGGGTCAAGATCACCTCTGATCTGCCGAATGCCAAGGTCACGGCGGATATCGACGACGCGATGATCGGGCAGGCGCTGACGAACCTGATCAAGAACGCAGGCGAGGCGACGGAAAGTCTGGTAAAGGCGGGACGCGCACCAGAGGGCTACCAGCCGGAACTGCGCATCGCCATGGGCGTGAACGACGGCACCGCTCTGATCACCATTCAGGACAACGGCATCGGCCTTCCCGAAGACCGCGCGCGCCTGTTCGAGCCCTACGTGACCACGCGCGACGAGGGCACCGGCCTTGGCCTGCCCATCGTCAAGAAGATCATCGAAGAACACGGCGGCACGCTGGTGCTGACCGACGCGGATCCCTTCGCACCGGGCGCTCATTGCGGTGCCCGCGCGGAAATTAGACTGCCGGCCGCAGAGCCGGGACAACCCCAAGAAACGGAGGCGGAAAAGCTATGGGCGACATCCTGA
- a CDS encoding response regulator — protein sequence MDGTVLVADDDRTIRTVLTQALTRAGCKVHATASMVTLMRWVDEGKGDLVISDVVMPDGNGLEALPKISSARPGLPVIVISAQNTIMTAIQAAEADAFDYLPKPFDLPDLMKRAARALDAPRRTSPPPEPGAPSAAQSDLPLVGRTPAMQELYRLVARVMNTDLPVLITGESGTGKSLTARAVHDFSDRRTQPFVVATAADFEGADGPSAVLSRARGGTILLDEVGDLDEIVQLRIVRMLDALGDTAPRIMATSQTDLTQALEQGRFRQDLFYRLSGVTLAVPSLRERVEDIPLLAEHFLARAEAAGNARRGFSDDAMTLIRRYSWPGNVRQLENTVRRLTLTGGEGEITRDEAEAVLGNQPAMEPLRGGGDGDRLQAAIARHIRRYFDLHGNVLPPPGLYQRMLRELETPLIEIALDATAGNQAKCADLLGINRNTLRKKITDLDIHVTRRRKLM from the coding sequence GTTCTGACACAGGCGCTGACGCGTGCGGGCTGCAAGGTGCATGCGACCGCGTCGATGGTGACGCTGATGCGCTGGGTGGATGAGGGGAAGGGCGATCTGGTGATTTCTGATGTGGTCATGCCCGACGGTAACGGGCTGGAAGCGCTTCCGAAGATCAGTTCGGCGCGCCCCGGTCTTCCGGTCATCGTGATCTCGGCCCAGAACACGATCATGACGGCGATCCAGGCGGCAGAGGCGGATGCCTTCGACTACCTGCCCAAGCCCTTCGATCTGCCCGACCTTATGAAACGTGCGGCCCGCGCGCTGGATGCGCCGCGCCGGACCTCACCCCCGCCAGAGCCGGGGGCGCCCAGTGCCGCCCAAAGCGATCTGCCGCTGGTGGGGCGCACACCCGCGATGCAGGAGCTGTATCGTCTGGTCGCGCGGGTGATGAACACCGATCTGCCGGTTCTGATCACGGGCGAAAGCGGCACGGGCAAGTCGCTGACGGCGCGGGCGGTGCATGATTTCTCGGACCGTCGCACGCAGCCCTTCGTGGTGGCGACCGCCGCAGATTTCGAAGGCGCGGATGGCCCGTCTGCCGTTCTGTCCCGCGCACGGGGCGGCACGATCCTATTGGATGAGGTCGGCGATCTGGACGAGATCGTACAACTGCGTATCGTGCGGATGCTGGACGCGCTGGGCGATACCGCGCCGCGCATCATGGCGACCAGCCAGACCGATCTGACCCAAGCGCTGGAGCAGGGACGCTTCCGACAGGACCTGTTCTACCGGCTCTCCGGCGTCACCCTTGCGGTGCCGTCCTTGCGGGAACGGGTCGAGGATATTCCCCTTCTGGCCGAACACTTTCTGGCCCGCGCCGAAGCGGCTGGTAACGCGCGGCGGGGCTTTTCGGACGACGCGATGACGCTGATCCGGCGCTATTCCTGGCCCGGCAACGTGCGCCAGCTGGAGAACACGGTGCGCCGCCTGACACTGACGGGCGGAGAGGGCGAGATCACCCGAGACGAGGCGGAGGCCGTTCTGGGCAACCAGCCCGCGATGGAGCCCCTGCGCGGTGGCGGTGACGGGGACCGCCTGCAAGCAGCCATCGCGCGCCACATCCGCCGCTACTTCGACCTGCACGGCAATGTGCTGCCGCCACCGGGTCTGTATCAACGGATGCTGCGCGAGCTGGAAACACCGCTGATCGAGATCGCGCTGGACGCGACCGCCGGCAATCAGGCGAAATGCGCCGATCTTCTGGGAATCAACCGCAATACGTTGCGAAAGAAGATCACAGACCTCGATATTCACGTGACACGCCGCCGCAAATTGATGTAA